The following coding sequences are from one Vulpes vulpes isolate BD-2025 chromosome 12, VulVul3, whole genome shotgun sequence window:
- the HTR3A gene encoding 5-hydroxytryptamine receptor 3A, translating to MLLWVPQALLALLLPTLLVQGEARHWRHLQAQNTSRPALLRLSNYLLANYQKGVRPVRDWRKPTMVSIDVIVYAILSVDEKNQVLTTYIWYRQYWTDEFLQWNPEDFDNITKLSIPTESIWVPDILINEFVDVGKSPSIPYVYVGHHGEVQNYKPLQVVTACSLDIYNFPFDVQNCSLTFTSWLHTIQDINISLLRLPEKVKLDKTIFMNQGEWELLGVLTQFREFSMESNSCYAEMKFYVVIRRRPLFYTVSLLLPSIFLMLMDIVGFYLPPDSGERVSFKITLLLGYSVFLIIVSDTLPATAIGTPLIGVYFVVCMALLVMSLAETIFIVRLVHKQDLQQPVPAWLRHLVLERVALLLCLGEQSASRRPPATSQTTKTDDCSDMGNHCNHLGVPRDLEKTPRGRGSPPPPPRESSLAVRGLLKELSSIRHFLEKRDESREVAREWLHVGSVLDRLLFRIYLVAVLAYSITLITLWSIWQYS from the exons ATGCTGTTGTGGGTGCCGCAGGCACTGCTGGCCTTGCTTCTACCCACGCTCCTGGTGCAGGGAGAAG CCAGGCACTGGAGGCACCTCCAGGCCCAGAACACCTCCAGGCCCGCTCTGCTGAGGCTGTCAAATTACCTCCTGGCCAACTACCAGAAGGGCGTGCGACCCGTGCGGGACTGGAGGAAGCCAACCATGGTGTCCATCGACGTCATTGTCTATGCCATCCTCAGCGTG GATGAAAAGAACCAGGTTCTGACCACCTACATCTGGTACCGGCAG TACTGGACTGACGAGTTTCTCCAGTGGAACCCCGAGGACTTTGACAACATCACCAAGCTGTCCATCCCCACTGAGAGCATCTGGGTCCCAGACATTCTCATCAATGAGTT TGTGGACGTGGGGAAGTCTCCGAGTATCCCGTATGTGTACGTTGGGCATCACGGTGAGGTCCAGAACTACAAGCCCCTCCAGGTGGTGACCGCCTGTAGCCTCGACATCTACAACTTCCCCTTCGATGTACAGAACTGCTCCCTGACCTTCACCAGCTGGCTGCACACCA TCCAGGACATCAACATCTCCCTGTTGCGCTTGCCGGAAAAGGTGAAGCTGGACAAGACCATCTTCATGAACcagggcgagtgggagctcctgggGGTGCTGACCCAGTTCCGGGAGTTCAGCATGGAGAGCAACAGCTGCTACGCAGAAATGAAGTTCTAC GTGGTCATCCGCCGGCGGCCCCTGTTCTACACGGTCAGCCTGCTGCTGCCCAGTATCTTCCTCATGCTCATGGACATCGTGGGCTTCTACCTGCCTCCGGACAGCGGCGAGAGGGTCTCCTTCAAGATCACACTCCTCCTGGGCTACTCCGTCTTCCTGATCATCGTGTCTGACACGCTGCCGGCCACGGCCATTGGCACTCCCCTCATCG GTGTCTACTTTGTCGTGTGCATGGCGCTGCTGGTGATGAGCTTGGCCGAGACCATCTTCATCGTGCGGCTTGTACACAAGCAAGACTTGCAGCAGCCTGTGCCTGCCTGGCTGCGGCACCTGGTTCTGGAGCGAGTGGCCCTGCTCCTTTGCCTAGGGGAGCAGTCAGCTTCTCGAAGGCCCCCAGCCACTTCCCAAACCACCAAGACTGATGACTGCTCAG ACATGGGAAACCACTGCAACCACCTGGGAGTACCCCGGGACTTGGAGAAGACCCCAAGGGGCCGAGgcagccccccaccaccaccacgggAGTCCTCCCTGGCAGTGCGAGGGCTCCTGAAGGAGCTGTCCTCCATCAGGCACTTCCTGGAGAAGAGGGACGAGAGCCGAGAGGTGGCCCGGGAATGGCTGCATGTGGGCTCCGTGCTGGACAGGCTGCTCTTCCGCATCTACCTGGTGGCGGTGCTGGCCTACAGCATCACCCTGATCACCCTGTGGTCCATCTGGCAGTATTCTTGA